A window of Daphnia pulicaria isolate SC F1-1A chromosome 10, SC_F0-13Bv2, whole genome shotgun sequence contains these coding sequences:
- the LOC124314998 gene encoding uncharacterized protein LOC124314998 produces the protein MLPSRCCVWMLMVIVLLIWVRHGDSWSVSNIDKSAEELYNQFSRLRSENRTDTNDALTMAFHVKQVLDAPPTSSGRLSKVWRAKMEQVRDKWLPARLKVLLWKETVIIENAKSPKYYLFGSPTAVYYTSWIYRYSFPWTLEPVDEARRFRIKDGRTNHYMSAVTDEESYSWRRPIAMRPDPSGSAEEWRIEPYGADGFTIQSVAYEEYLYASKFLGRYKGSLWDVYTWRDKRDGKFTESVWTFR, from the exons ATGTTACCATCTCGCTGCTGCGTTTGGATGCTCATGGTGATAGTGCTGCTGATCTGGGTGCGCCATGGCGATA GCTGGTCGGTGAGCAACATAGACAAGTCGGCCGAAGAGCTTTACAATCAGTTTTCTCGCTTGCGGAGTGAGAACCGAACGGACACCAACGACGCCCTGACGATGGCCTTCCACGTCAAACAGGTGCTGGATGCCCCCCCGACGAGCAGTGGACGTCTCAGCAAGGTGTGGCGGGCCAAGATGGAGCAGGTGCGCGACAAATGGCTGCCAGCCCGCCTCAAAGTCCTCCTCTGGAAGGAAACCGTCATCATCGAAAACGCCAAGAGCCCCAAATATTATCTGTTCGGATCGCCGACGGCCGTCTACTACACGTCATGGATCTACCGCTACTCGTTTCCCTGGACGCTGGAACCCGTCGACGAAGCGAGACGCTTCCGCATAAAAGATGGCCGGACCAATCACTACATGAGCGCCGTGACGGACGAGGAATCTTATTCCTGGCGACGACCCATCGCCATGAGACCGGACCCGTCCGGTTCGGCCGAAGAGTGGAGGATCGAGCCGTACGGGGCCGACGGTTTCACCATTCAAAGCGTCGCCTACGAGGAATACCTTTACGCCTCGAAATTCCTGGGACGCTATAAAGGTTCGCTCTGGGACGTGTACACTTGGCGAGACAAGCGAGATGGAAAATTCACCGAAAGTGTATGGACTTTCAGGTGA